In Oryza sativa Japonica Group chromosome 11, ASM3414082v1, the following are encoded in one genomic region:
- the LOC4350299 gene encoding cytochrome P450 87A3-like, translated as MEKSEIFVGAHSYAAICAFTLIIGWLAHWVYRWINPPCNGRLPPGSMGFPIVGETFQFFRTSPSIDMPIYYKRRLERYGPIFKTNIGGQHVVISLDPEVNQFIFQQEGKLFQSWFPETTLNIFGKKTLTTYNRTAHKLIRSFVCKLYGPENVKKSLLPELENSMRESLASWIGKPSVEVNDGVSNMIFGLAAKHLIGLDITNSGELKKNFQEIFQVMVSIPFPIYFPGTSFYRCMQGRRNVWTTLTNVMKKRLSAPGNKFGDLVDLIVEELRSENPTIDESFAIDTLSGLLFASFAPLSCTLTTTFKFLNDNPEVFDKLKEEHEMILKKREGANSGFTWEEYKSLKFSTQVVNEINRITTVIPGGFRKALTDVQVNGYTIPSGWLVMISPMGVHLNPKLFEDPLKFDPWRWTEEKRISMQRNFMPFGGGIRMCPAAEFNKLFITLFLHIVVTEYRWKDIDGGNVKRISEVLVAQEYHIQLVPQT; from the exons ATGGAAAAGAGCGAGATTTTCGTAGGAGCACACTCATATGCAGCTATATGTGCTTTTACACTCATCATAGGATGGTTAGCTCACTGGGTATACAGATGGATAAATCCTCCATGCAATGGGAGGCTTCCTCCGGGCTCAATGGGCTTCCCTATTGTTGGTGAGACCTTCCAATTTTTCAGAACAAGTCCATCAATAGACATGCCAATTTACTACAAGCGAAGACTGGAGAG GTATGGACCTATATTCAAAACTAACATAGGAGGCCAGCACGTGGTCATATCCCTTGATCCCGAGGTGAACCAGTTCATATTTCAACAAGAGGGGAAGTTGTTCCAATCCTGGTTTCCAGAAACCACACTAAACATCTTTGGAAAGAAGACACTCACCACGTATAATAGAACTGCTCACAAGTTGATCCGGAGCTTCGTATGCAAGCTCTATGGCCCTGAAAACGTGAAAAAATCACTCCTGCCAGAACTAGAGAACTCCATGAGGGAAAGCTTGGCGTCATGGATAGGAAAACCTAGTGTCGAGGTGAATGATGGCGTGTCAAAT ATGATCTTCGGCCTAGCTGCCAAACATTTGATTGGCCTCGACATCACCAATTCAGGAGAATTGAAAAAGAACTTTCAGGAAATATTTCAAGTGATGGTTTCCATCCCATTCCCAATATATTTTCCAGGGACCTCGTTTTACCGATGCATGCAG GGTAGGAGAAATGTATGGACCACACTAACAAATGTAATGAAAAAGAGGCTAAGTGCACCTGGAAACAAATTCGGCGACCTTGTCGATCTGATAGTTGAAGAGCTACGGAGTGAAAATCCAACAATTGATGAAAGTTTTGCTATAGACACTCTATCTGGGCTCTTGTTTGCTAGCTTTGCACCGCTATCGTGCACCTTGACTACAACTTTTAAGTTCCTCAACGACAATCCTGAAGTTTTTGACAAGCTCAAG GAGGAGCACGAAATGATACTGAAGAAACGAGAGGGTGCGAATTCTGGGTTCACATGGGAGGAATACAAGTCCTTGAAATTCAGTACTCAG GTTGTGAATGAAATTAATCGAATCACTACGGTTATACCTGGTGGTTTCAGGAAAGCACTAACAGACGTGCAAGTAAACg GATATACAATTCCGTCTGGGTGGCTAGTCATGATTAGCCCCATGGGAGTGCATCTAAACCCAAAATTGTTCGAGGATCCACTCAAATTTGATCCATGGAGATGGACG gaggagaagagaatCTCGATGCAAAGGAATTTCATGCCATTTGGAGGAGGAATCAGGATGTGTCCTGCGGCAGAGTTTAACAAGCTTTTTATCACACTCTTTCTCCACATCGTGGTGACCGAGTATAG ATGGAAGGATATCGACGGAGGGAATGTAAAGCGTATCTCCGAGGTTTTGGTCGCTCAAGAGTATCATATTCAACTAGTTCCTCAGACGTAA